In the genome of Enterococcus sp. DIV2402, the window CTGATTTCTTTGAAGTTCGTTTGACATCAACAGTTATCTTCCTAGCGTTAATGGTTATTTTAACAGTTGTCGCAAACTTAGCCTTGTTTAAAGGAAAAGAAAAAACAGCTTTCCTTGCAAGTGGTTTAACATTGGTGTCACTAGTGGCATTGTTATTTACAGGGTTGTTCCCTCGTTTGATTATTAGTTCAATTAGTCCAGAATACGATTTATTAATTGAAAATGCCTCTTCTTCACCATATACGTTAAAAATTATGAGCTTTGTAGCAATTGGCTTATTACCATTTGTTTTAGGTTATACAATTTGGTCATATTATATCTTTAGAAAACGTATTAAACACACAAATGTAGCGGGGTACTAATCTTATGATGGACAAAGCGATTCTCGGTTTGCCCAATATTCGAAAAATTATGGGGATGCTTGCAGGGCTTTCAGCCTTGCAAGCCCTCTTTATAATTGGGCAAGCTTATACATTAGCAACAGTTATCACGAATTTATGGAGTGGCGAAAAAATCACCGATCAATATTTGATGATTGGTGCTTTTGCTGTGATTTATTTTGCACGCCATGGTGTGACTTTTTTACGTGATAAATTATTGGATCATTATTCAGCTGAACAAGCGAGTTATTTGCGTCAGCAGTTATTAGAAAAAATCTTCCGTGTTGGGCCCCAAATTGTCCAAAAACAAGGAACAGGAAATATGACTACCATGGCGTTAGACGGAATTGGTAAAGTTGAAAATTATATTCACTTGATTTTAGCAAAAATGATGAATATGACGATTATTCCTTGGCCAATTTTGGCAGTGGTGTTCTTTTTAGATATTGAATCGGGAGTTGTCTTGTTGTTGGTTTTCCCATTAATTATTATTTTTATGATTATTTTAGGATACGCCGCACAAGCCAAAGCCGATCGACAATACAAAGCTTTTCAAATTTTATCCAATCATTTTATCGATTCTTTGCGAGGAATTGATACATTGAAGATGTTTGGTTTGAGTAAAAAATATGGCAAAAGTATTTTTAAAACAAGTGAGCAATTTCGTAAGGCAACAATGAGTACCTTACGTATTGGGATTTTATCAACCTTTGCGTTAGATTTCTTTACGACGTTATCAGTGGCGATTGTGGCGGTATTGTTAGGGCTACGTTTAATTGAAGGTGGCATTTTATTGTTTCCAGCATTAACGGTTTTAATTTTATCACCAGAATATTTCTTACCAGTACGTGATTTTGCAAGTGACTATCATGCAACGTTAGATGGAAAAAATGCGATGACAGCTATTCGTGAAATTTTAGAAGATCCTGAAATTGAAGGCGAACAAGTTGCTGTGGCAACCTGGTCTAACAAATCCACCTTGGCATTAACCGATGTCAAAGTAGCTTATGAGGAACAAGAAGCATTAGCAGTGGATTATCAAGTGAAGGGCTTTAAAAAAATTGGAATTATCGGCATGAGTGGTTCTGGCAAATCAACGTTTATCAATACGTTGAGTGGTTTTTTACAACCAACTTCTGGAGAGATTATGCTGGATGGTCAATCAGTGAACAACTTTGCACAACAAGATTGGCAAAAACAAATGATTTATATTCCACAAAATCCTTACGTTTTCCAAACATCTTTACGTGAAAATATTGCCTTTTATACACCAGAAGCAACGGAAGAAGAGATTTTAGAAGCAGTGCATGTCGCTGGGTTATCTGAATTGGTTGCCGAATTACCAGATGGTTTGAATACGCAATTAGGTGGTGGTGCGCGAGCATTAAGCGGTGGACAAGCACAGCGAATTGCAGTAGCACGAGCATTCTTAGATAAAGAACGTAAAATTTTCTTGCTGGATGAACCAACCGCCCATTTGGATATTGAAACTGAGGTAGAATTAAAAGAGCGCATGTTGCCTTTAATGGATAACCGTTTAGTCTTTTTTGCAACCCATCGTTTGCATTGGATGCATCAAATGGATGAAATTATTGTTATCGAAAAAGGACAAGTTGTAGAAATAGGAAGTTTTGCAGAGTTAACGGCACAAAAGGGTCATTTTTACGCCCTCACGCAACAAATGAGGAGGGAAGAGCATGCATAATATTCCTCTATTTAAAGCTTTCAAAAAAGATACTTGGGTGAAACCATTTTTGAAAAAATACAAAAAAGCGTTAGTTCTTGCGTTAGTTTTAGGTTTTCTAACCTTTTTCTCTGCGGGAGCATTAATGTTTAACTCAGGTTATTTGATTAGTCGTGCAGCATCGTTGCCGGAAAATATTTTGATGATTTATGTACCGATTGTTTTCACACGAGGCTTTGGTGTTAGTCGACCAGTTTTTCGTTACGTAGAACGTTTAGTTAGTCATAACTGGGTGTTGAGAATGACCTCAGAATTACGTTTGAAGCTGTATACCACATTAGAAAAAGATGCTATTTTCTTTAAACGTAACTACCGAATGGGAGATATTTTAGGGTTATTAGCAGAAGATATTAACCATATTCAAAATTTGTATTTACGTACGATTTTTCCAACAGTCATTGCATGGATTTTGTATGCTTTCTTGATTATTGGTTTAGGTTATTTTTCTTGGTGGTTTGCTTTAGTGATGGCATTGATGTTGTTTATTGTTACATTCTTGCTGCCGTTGTGGTCAGTTTTAGTGAATGGTGCACGACAAGAAAAAGAAAAACAATTGAAAAATGCCTTATATACAGATTTAACTGATAATGTTTTAGGGATTTCAGATTGGATCTTCAGTCAACGTGGACAAGAATATGTGCAATTACATGAAGAATCAGAAGCTGGACTTTTAAATGTACAAGATAAGTTGCGCCGATTTAATCGTCGTCGTAATTTATTGTTACAAAGTGTCTTTGGTCTCATCGTTGTGTTACTCATCTTTTGGACAAGTCAACAATTTGTCGGTGACCATGGAGGCGCAGCGAACTGGATTGCAGCCTTTGTTTTATGTGTGTTCCCGCTAGTTGATGCCTTTGCAGTGTTACCTGATGCAGCGCAAGAAACGAATATTTATAAAGATTCGTTGGAACGATTAAACAATTTACCTGATAAAACAGATAGTGAACCAGTCACCAAGCTAAATGGTCCATTGGATATTGAGGTGCAAGCTCTTTCGTTTCGTTATGAACAGGGGACACGTCAAGTTTTAGATCACTTGAGTTTGACAATTCCTCAAGGGGAAAAAATTGCGATTCTTGGACGTAGCGGTTCAGGAAAAAGTACCCTAGCTACGTTAATTCGTGGCGATTTGATTCCAAATAGTGGAAAGTTAACGTTAGCTGGTGTAGAAACCTATCGCTTAGGAGATACGATTTCAGATTATATTGGGGTCATCCAGCAAGCACCGTATTTATTCCATACGACGATTTTGAATAATTTACGCATTGGTAATGAACAGGCAACCGTAGAAGAGGTGTGGGAAGTTCTTGAACGAGTTGGCTTAAAAGAGTTAGTTGCAAACTTACCAGCTGGTTTGGATACAATGGTAGATGAAGCAGGCTTACGTTTTTCTGGTGGTGAACGTCACCGGATGGCATTAGCGCGTATCTTATTAAAAGATACACCGATTGTTTTATTAGATGAACCAACTGTAGGTCTAGACCCAATTACCGAACAAGCGTTAATTGATACCTTCTTTGGAGAATTAGCTGGGAAAACAGTTATTTGGATTACGCATCATCTACAAGGCATTGAGAAGATGCAACGAGTTATCTTCATTGAAGATGGTCAATTAGAAATGAGCGGTTCTCCTCAAGAACTCGCCAAAACGAATGTCCGTTATCAAAAACTTAAAGCAATTGATGATGGTCGTTAACATGAAAAGATAAAACATCCGAACAATAGAGGCAAGACTTGTGATTTAGCAGTCGTAAATTAACAAGTCGCCTATTGCTCGGATGTTTTTGTATTTATTTAATTTCTTTTTTGATTAGTTGTATTCAGCATATTTGAAAATGGTTGAAGCACCAAAGCTTGGGTAATAAATCCCTGTTAGGTGTTCATTAATCAATAATGCACGTGATTGTTGGTATAGTGGTACGATTGCTGAATCTTTTTCGACTAGAATTTTTTCAGCTTCAACCATCGCATCCCAACGTACGCTTAAATCATTGGCATAATCATTTTCAATTTTATCTAACAAATCATTGTATTCTTTACTTTCATAATTCGTGTTGTTTGGTGAACGTAAGCTTGCTAGGTAAGTCATTGGATCTTGATAGTCTGGTCCCCAACGTCCAATTGCTAATTCGTATTCGCTGTTACGTGTAAGTTCAATCGAGTTGTTTAATGGTACAGCTTTAATTTCAACTTTTAGACCAGGTAGAGCATCTTCTAGTTGATATTGGATGAATTCAGCAACTTTTTTCTCAGCATCGGTATCTGAAGTTAGCATTTCAATTTGGATGTTATCACCAATTGCTTTTTTAGCTGCATCCCAATGTTCTAACGCTTTGTCTTTATCCGTTTCCATCAAGTTCCCTGCATCTTCACGGAAGTCAGCGCCCGTTTCTGGATTGTAAACAAATCCTTTTGGAATGTAACCATAACTTGCAACGGAACCATCAGCCAATACATCATTAATCAATGATTCTTTATCAAGCGCGTAAGCTAAGGCTTTACGAACATCACTGTTGGCAAAAATCGTATCTTTACCATCAATTTTTTGGTTCATTTTAAAGTAATAAACACGAGACATCGGTGCAGTGTGCATCAATGGATTGTCTTGATTTTGTTTGACATATTCTCCAAAGATTTCCGCCATATCTAATTGATCATCTTCAAATAAGTTAAAGGCAGTAACCGCTTCTTTGACTACATCTACATGGATTTTTTCGATTTTTACTTTATCTGCATCGTAATATTCAGGATTTTTAACCAGGTCCCATTTCATTGATGATTGATCCCAATTTTCAATGTTAAAAGCACCATTTGATAAAATTTGTTCGCTTGAATTACCGTATTCTTTCCCTTGTTGTTCAACAAATTCTTGATTTTGCGGGAAGAAGGCTGGGAATGTCAATAGTGACGTGAAGTAAGGTACCGGTTTTTCCAATTGTACTTTTAATTCTTTTTCATTCACTGCTTCGACACCTAACTCGGTTGGTGACATGCCATCATTAATGATTTGTGTTCCGTTTAAAATTGTACCTTCTAATAAGAATAGATAGTTTGCTTGGTTCGCTGGGTCAGCTAAACGTTGCCATGCATAGACAAAATCATCTGCAGTCACATCTTCTCCGTTACTCCATTTTGCATCATCACGTAATTGAATAGTATAGGTTTTTCCGTCTTCTGAAATTTCAGGAAGTTCTTTGGCAACTGCCGGAACAACCTCATTCTGATCGTTGATTTGATACAAGCCTTCAAAAACGTGAACCTGTGCATTAATACTTCCTGTATCTTGAGTTACTAAAGTATTCATCGAAGCAATTTCATTTGCTTCCATTAAATTAACTACTTTTTCTTCACCAGCTGCTTCGCCGGAATCATCTGTTTGTTTGCCTGTTGTACAAGCTGCTAGTGAGCCGACCATCAGCAAACTAGCGAATAACCAAATCGCCTTTTTTTTCATTTTTGTTTCCTCCTTATAATAATGTAAAATCTACTAAAGACATTTCCCAATCAAGTTCATTGTAGCGGAACCCTCGTTGACTGCTCTCGAATTCTCCGCGTTGATTGTCAATTGGATCGCCACGTAATTGTTTTTTACTAATCGTGAAATCTGTCTGTATGTCATCATTTGCTGGCATCCGGAAAATATCTAAGTTTCCAAAGTAATATTTCCAGCGCGATTCATTATTTCCTCGGTATGCGCTTCCTCCAAATGACGCATCGGCATATACCCATCCAACAGTCGGCAGATAAAATTTTGCCCAGTCATGACAGCCTTGTGTATATTCTGATATATAGATACCAGACTCCCATTTAGCCGGAATTCCTGCCATGCGACTTAACGTAATAAATAAAATGGCTTGCACACCACAATCACCTTTTTGATTCATCGCACAAAATTCACTGATATTTGGAATCGTATAATATTCACGCATAAAGGAATAATTCACTTGCGTAGTCACAAATTCGTAAATTTTGAAGGCTTTTTCGACAAGTGTCATGTCTTCTGTAGTGATTTCTGCTAATAAAGTTTTCAAGAAATCGGTAAACATAATATGTGGACTTTTTTCTTGTAATGCGTCTTGGTATTGTAACTTTTCATGTTCAGATAATTTTTTTGGAAAGGATTTATCTTCCATTAAAGCAAATAAATCATGATAGACTGCTTCAATTTCATATTCATGAACCACTTCAAAGAATAATTGTTCTGGATCATCAGTCTGAAAAGCAATCGTTCGTTGAATCGCTGTTTCATCATCAATATGGACGACATTCCCTTTTGTTTCAATAATTTTTGTGTGATGAATATTGCCGTTGCTACGAGGTAAAGGTAAGTGGGCTAAAAAAGGCCCTTCTACTTTACTTAGCGTTTCTTTGGGAGCAATCGATTGTTTGAAACGAATCCGCGCAGTGCGTTTTTGGGCTTGTTTCATTAAATCAACATTGTCATCTAGCTCTGTTTGTCGTTCGTTATCAATAGTATTTCCTTCTTCATAACGGTAACGCTCGTAATAATCACGGCGCGTTTTGACTAAATTCTCGATAAAACGACGATGATAATATTTTTGTCCGTTTTTATACGTCCATTCGACATCCGCAGAAACAACGATATCTTCTAATTCCTGTGTATCAAAATCTTCAAAAGCATCAGCCATCAAACGTAAGGCTTCTTGCTCATCAAATGGGAATTGATCGGCTTCTAAAACGGAAAGAATGGCTAATTCACCTTCTAAGCGACGTTTTAAAGTCTGACTAGTTTCTTTTTTTGCGAGTTTATGCTCGATTAATTTTTTTGCTAAAGCGGTATCGCCATAGTCTTTCGCACGTTGAATATCTTCTGGAATCGGGGTAGATAGATAAGATATTTCGTTTAGCTCAAATGATTCCATAAAAAAACCTCCTAATAATTTTGTTACAATTGAATCCCTAAGCCAGCGGGACTCGCACTTAAATCAATAACTGGCACAGGGGTAGTAGCAATAACACCTGAATAGTTTAATTGATTCAAAGCAAATGTTGCATCTAAATCAGCAAAGCGAATAATTGGCTGTGCTGCGGCTAAATGAGCAGCTGCGGCGACACTGATATTTGTCTCGCCACTCATACAACCAATCATGCACGCAACACCTGCACTTTCACAAGTTGCCGCAATTTTTAATGCGGGGTAAATTCCCCCACATTTCATTAACTTGATATTGACGTAATCAACCACATCTTTTTTAACTAATAAAAAGGCGTCTTGTGGCACAAACGCACTTTCGTCAGACATAATGTTTTCGGTTACATGGTCACGCACAAATTTTAACCCATCGATATTTTTAGCAGCAACAGGTTGTTCAATAAATGCAATATTGTACGGACTGATTCGTTCAATCGCACGCACAGCTTCTTTAGGTGTCCAGCCTTGGTTAGCATCCACACGGAGTTGAACGTCTGGTCCTACCGCTTTTCGAATAGCGATGATTCGTTCAACATCTTCAATTGGATCAACACCCACTTTAATTTTTATGGCTTCAAATCCTAAGTCGACATATTTTTTAGCTTCAGCTGCCATCACAGCAGGTGTGTCAATACTAATTGTCATATCCGTTTGTACAAAGTCACTATGTCCGCCAAGCAATTTATACAATGGTAAGTTTGCAGTTTTTCCTAAAATATCGTAGCAAGCAATATCAATTGCTGCTTTGGCGGCACCATTTCCTAGCATTGCTCGGTTCATGATTTCATGAATTTTAGCGATGTTTAGAGGATTTTCGCCAATTAATTTTTGTGTCAGCAGTTCTAACGCTGCTGTACAACTTTTTAATGTTTCACCAGTGACGAACGTTTCGGGAGCTGCTTCGCCCAGTCCGACGATGCCCTCATCCGTAGTGATTTTGACAAAAATATTGTCTGCTTGAGTAATCGTTCCTAAGGCAATCGTAAATGGTTTTTTCAACGCAATGGAT includes:
- a CDS encoding peptide ABC transporter substrate-binding protein → MKKKAIWLFASLLMVGSLAACTTGKQTDDSGEAAGEEKVVNLMEANEIASMNTLVTQDTGSINAQVHVFEGLYQINDQNEVVPAVAKELPEISEDGKTYTIQLRDDAKWSNGEDVTADDFVYAWQRLADPANQANYLFLLEGTILNGTQIINDGMSPTELGVEAVNEKELKVQLEKPVPYFTSLLTFPAFFPQNQEFVEQQGKEYGNSSEQILSNGAFNIENWDQSSMKWDLVKNPEYYDADKVKIEKIHVDVVKEAVTAFNLFEDDQLDMAEIFGEYVKQNQDNPLMHTAPMSRVYYFKMNQKIDGKDTIFANSDVRKALAYALDKESLINDVLADGSVASYGYIPKGFVYNPETGADFREDAGNLMETDKDKALEHWDAAKKAIGDNIQIEMLTSDTDAEKKVAEFIQYQLEDALPGLKVEIKAVPLNNSIELTRNSEYELAIGRWGPDYQDPMTYLASLRSPNNTNYESKEYNDLLDKIENDYANDLSVRWDAMVEAEKILVEKDSAIVPLYQQSRALLINEHLTGIYYPSFGASTIFKYAEYN
- a CDS encoding dipeptide epimerase is translated as MKIVSIDFQTQSIALKKPFTIALGTITQADNIFVKITTDEGIVGLGEAAPETFVTGETLKSCTAALELLTQKLIGENPLNIAKIHEIMNRAMLGNGAAKAAIDIACYDILGKTANLPLYKLLGGHSDFVQTDMTISIDTPAVMAAEAKKYVDLGFEAIKIKVGVDPIEDVERIIAIRKAVGPDVQLRVDANQGWTPKEAVRAIERISPYNIAFIEQPVAAKNIDGLKFVRDHVTENIMSDESAFVPQDAFLLVKKDVVDYVNIKLMKCGGIYPALKIAATCESAGVACMIGCMSGETNISVAAAAHLAAAQPIIRFADLDATFALNQLNYSGVIATTPVPVIDLSASPAGLGIQL
- a CDS encoding transglutaminase-like domain-containing protein, with the protein product MESFELNEISYLSTPIPEDIQRAKDYGDTALAKKLIEHKLAKKETSQTLKRRLEGELAILSVLEADQFPFDEQEALRLMADAFEDFDTQELEDIVVSADVEWTYKNGQKYYHRRFIENLVKTRRDYYERYRYEEGNTIDNERQTELDDNVDLMKQAQKRTARIRFKQSIAPKETLSKVEGPFLAHLPLPRSNGNIHHTKIIETKGNVVHIDDETAIQRTIAFQTDDPEQLFFEVVHEYEIEAVYHDLFALMEDKSFPKKLSEHEKLQYQDALQEKSPHIMFTDFLKTLLAEITTEDMTLVEKAFKIYEFVTTQVNYSFMREYYTIPNISEFCAMNQKGDCGVQAILFITLSRMAGIPAKWESGIYISEYTQGCHDWAKFYLPTVGWVYADASFGGSAYRGNNESRWKYYFGNLDIFRMPANDDIQTDFTISKKQLRGDPIDNQRGEFESSQRGFRYNELDWEMSLVDFTLL
- the cydC gene encoding thiol reductant ABC exporter subunit CydC produces the protein MHNIPLFKAFKKDTWVKPFLKKYKKALVLALVLGFLTFFSAGALMFNSGYLISRAASLPENILMIYVPIVFTRGFGVSRPVFRYVERLVSHNWVLRMTSELRLKLYTTLEKDAIFFKRNYRMGDILGLLAEDINHIQNLYLRTIFPTVIAWILYAFLIIGLGYFSWWFALVMALMLFIVTFLLPLWSVLVNGARQEKEKQLKNALYTDLTDNVLGISDWIFSQRGQEYVQLHEESEAGLLNVQDKLRRFNRRRNLLLQSVFGLIVVLLIFWTSQQFVGDHGGAANWIAAFVLCVFPLVDAFAVLPDAAQETNIYKDSLERLNNLPDKTDSEPVTKLNGPLDIEVQALSFRYEQGTRQVLDHLSLTIPQGEKIAILGRSGSGKSTLATLIRGDLIPNSGKLTLAGVETYRLGDTISDYIGVIQQAPYLFHTTILNNLRIGNEQATVEEVWEVLERVGLKELVANLPAGLDTMVDEAGLRFSGGERHRMALARILLKDTPIVLLDEPTVGLDPITEQALIDTFFGELAGKTVIWITHHLQGIEKMQRVIFIEDGQLEMSGSPQELAKTNVRYQKLKAIDDGR
- the cydD gene encoding thiol reductant ABC exporter subunit CydD, giving the protein MMDKAILGLPNIRKIMGMLAGLSALQALFIIGQAYTLATVITNLWSGEKITDQYLMIGAFAVIYFARHGVTFLRDKLLDHYSAEQASYLRQQLLEKIFRVGPQIVQKQGTGNMTTMALDGIGKVENYIHLILAKMMNMTIIPWPILAVVFFLDIESGVVLLLVFPLIIIFMIILGYAAQAKADRQYKAFQILSNHFIDSLRGIDTLKMFGLSKKYGKSIFKTSEQFRKATMSTLRIGILSTFALDFFTTLSVAIVAVLLGLRLIEGGILLFPALTVLILSPEYFLPVRDFASDYHATLDGKNAMTAIREILEDPEIEGEQVAVATWSNKSTLALTDVKVAYEEQEALAVDYQVKGFKKIGIIGMSGSGKSTFINTLSGFLQPTSGEIMLDGQSVNNFAQQDWQKQMIYIPQNPYVFQTSLRENIAFYTPEATEEEILEAVHVAGLSELVAELPDGLNTQLGGGARALSGGQAQRIAVARAFLDKERKIFLLDEPTAHLDIETEVELKERMLPLMDNRLVFFATHRLHWMHQMDEIIVIEKGQVVEIGSFAELTAQKGHFYALTQQMRREEHA